A single Nostoc sp. PCC 7107 DNA region contains:
- a CDS encoding serine/threonine-protein kinase gives MSYCLNPTCPNPENVVYSQRCQSCGSRLLLRDRYRVSKPLGQGGFGATFLAQDEALPGEPSCVIKQLRPSGNAPHVLQMARELFEREARTLGKIGNHPQVPRLLDYFEEQEQFYLVQEYISGATLQQEIKANGVLSEAGVKQFLSEILPLLQYIHEQKVIHRDIKPANLIRRSQDARMVLIDFGAVKNQVTQAAPNQSGQTALTAYAIGTPGFAPPEQMAMRPVYASDIYALGVTCIYLLTSKTPKDLDYNPTTGEMMWEQLVYVSDHLTGVLRKMLDVSVRNRYQSATDVLRALEMEPYLDSLAKSLLVQSDTSTKEKTSQRGDNSAILCSNPAAVGATNTGVAQVAAAIRARRAKIAEAAGSDQGGMRPGAVGKPGMLSNSNSNSANTQHSKAGRKLDSQTLLTAYLKGRRDFALHNLNFLNLQGSELSETNFHSAQLQSTNLQGANLHNSDFGRASLTRANLRDANLSKAYFNHADLEGADLRGADLSYAHLSNANLRGANLCGANLTGAKILDEQLALAKTNWMTVRPNGKRGLL, from the coding sequence ATGAGCTACTGCTTAAATCCAACCTGTCCCAATCCAGAAAATGTAGTGTACAGCCAAAGGTGTCAGTCATGTGGCTCGCGCCTACTGCTACGCGATCGCTATCGGGTGAGTAAACCGTTAGGTCAAGGTGGCTTTGGAGCAACCTTCTTAGCTCAGGATGAAGCTTTACCTGGAGAACCGAGTTGTGTCATCAAGCAACTACGCCCATCAGGAAACGCACCACATGTTTTGCAAATGGCGCGAGAACTCTTTGAAAGAGAAGCTAGAACCCTAGGTAAAATCGGCAACCATCCGCAAGTACCAAGACTACTTGACTATTTTGAAGAACAGGAACAATTCTATCTAGTTCAGGAATATATTAGCGGTGCAACCTTACAGCAGGAAATCAAAGCTAATGGAGTTTTGAGCGAAGCAGGCGTTAAACAATTTTTGAGCGAGATTTTACCTTTACTGCAATACATTCATGAGCAAAAGGTAATTCACCGAGATATCAAACCAGCCAACTTAATTCGCCGTAGTCAAGATGCCAGAATGGTGTTAATTGACTTTGGTGCTGTGAAAAACCAAGTTACTCAAGCTGCGCCTAACCAATCAGGACAGACCGCCTTAACTGCCTATGCAATTGGTACTCCTGGTTTTGCACCGCCAGAACAAATGGCGATGCGTCCAGTCTACGCGAGTGATATCTACGCTTTAGGAGTCACCTGTATCTATTTACTCACTAGCAAAACTCCTAAAGACTTAGATTACAATCCCACAACCGGTGAAATGATGTGGGAACAGTTGGTGTATGTGAGTGATCACTTGACTGGTGTATTGCGAAAAATGTTAGATGTTTCTGTTCGCAATCGTTACCAATCAGCAACAGATGTTCTCAGAGCGTTAGAGATGGAGCCTTACTTAGATAGTTTGGCTAAAAGCTTACTAGTACAATCTGACACTAGTACTAAAGAAAAAACATCGCAGCGTGGAGACAACTCTGCTATTTTATGCAGCAATCCTGCTGCTGTAGGAGCTACGAATACAGGAGTAGCTCAAGTAGCAGCAGCTATTCGGGCTAGACGAGCCAAAATTGCCGAGGCTGCGGGTTCAGATCAGGGTGGAATGCGACCAGGCGCTGTGGGTAAACCAGGAATGTTGTCTAACAGCAATAGTAATAGTGCAAACACTCAACACTCCAAAGCTGGACGTAAATTAGACAGCCAAACTTTATTAACAGCCTATCTCAAGGGAAGAAGAGATTTTGCCTTACATAATTTAAACTTCCTGAATCTCCAAGGTAGTGAATTGTCAGAAACCAATTTCCATTCGGCTCAACTGCAAAGCACTAATCTTCAAGGAGCAAATCTTCACAACAGTGATTTTGGTAGGGCTAGTCTCACTCGCGCCAATCTCAGAGATGCTAATTTAAGCAAAGCTTATTTTAACCATGCTGATTTAGAAGGAGCAGACCTGCGGGGAGCAGATCTTAGTTATGCTCATCTGAGCAATGCTAATCTTCGAGGTGCTAATTTGTGTGGTGCTAATCTAACTGGGGCCAAAATTTTAGATGAGCAACTAGCACTAGCAAAAACTAATTGGATGACGGTACGCCCCAATGGTAAACGTGGCTTGCTCTAA
- the hemL gene encoding glutamate-1-semialdehyde 2,1-aminomutase, which translates to MVNTTIKTTKSQEIFAAAQNLMPGGVSSPVRAFKSVGGQPIVFDRVKGAYIWDVDSNQYIDYVGTWGPAICGHAHPEVISALHEALEKGTSFGAPSVLENVLAEMVIDAVPSIEMVRFVNSGTEACMAVLRLMRAFTNREKIIKFEGCYHGHADMFLVKAGSGVATLGLPDSPGVPKSATSSTLTAPFNDLEAVKALFAENRDQIAGVILEPVVGNAGFIPPDAGFLEGLRELTHEHGALLVFDEVMTGFRIAYGGAQEKFGITPDLTTLGKVIGGGLPVGAYGGRREIMSMIAPAGPVYQAGTLSGNPLAMTAGIKTLELLQKPGTYEYLDRITQKLSDGLLRIAKETGHAACGGHISAMFGLFFTSGPVHNYEDAKKSDTAKFGRFHRGMLERGVYLAPSQFEAGFTSLAHTEEDIEQTLAVAREVMSSL; encoded by the coding sequence TTGGTAAACACCACAATTAAAACCACAAAATCACAAGAAATTTTCGCCGCAGCCCAGAACCTCATGCCAGGAGGAGTCAGTTCTCCTGTCAGAGCATTTAAATCTGTCGGCGGACAACCCATAGTTTTTGACCGTGTTAAAGGCGCATACATTTGGGATGTTGATAGCAACCAATACATAGACTATGTAGGCACTTGGGGGCCAGCAATTTGCGGTCATGCTCATCCAGAAGTCATCTCAGCACTCCACGAAGCTTTAGAAAAAGGTACTAGTTTTGGAGCGCCTTCAGTTCTCGAAAACGTCCTTGCAGAGATGGTTATTGATGCTGTTCCTAGCATCGAAATGGTCAGATTTGTAAACTCTGGGACAGAAGCTTGTATGGCTGTTTTGCGGCTGATGCGGGCTTTTACCAACCGTGAGAAAATCATCAAATTTGAAGGCTGCTACCACGGACATGCTGATATGTTCTTGGTAAAAGCGGGTTCGGGTGTGGCAACACTTGGTTTACCCGACTCCCCAGGAGTACCGAAATCCGCAACTAGCAGTACCCTAACGGCTCCTTTCAATGACTTGGAAGCAGTCAAAGCCTTATTTGCAGAAAACCGTGACCAAATTGCTGGTGTAATTCTAGAGCCAGTTGTGGGTAATGCTGGGTTTATTCCTCCCGATGCTGGCTTTTTAGAAGGACTCAGGGAACTAACCCATGAACATGGGGCTTTATTAGTGTTTGATGAAGTCATGACAGGTTTTCGGATTGCATACGGTGGCGCTCAAGAAAAATTTGGCATTACTCCCGATTTGACAACACTCGGTAAAGTCATTGGTGGTGGTTTGCCAGTAGGAGCCTACGGCGGACGGCGAGAGATTATGTCCATGATTGCTCCCGCCGGCCCTGTGTATCAAGCAGGAACTCTTTCCGGAAATCCTTTGGCAATGACTGCTGGTATTAAAACCCTGGAATTGCTACAAAAACCTGGAACTTATGAGTATCTTGACCGAATTACTCAAAAGCTATCAGACGGTTTACTGCGAATTGCCAAAGAAACTGGCCATGCAGCTTGCGGGGGCCATATTAGCGCCATGTTTGGCTTATTTTTCACCTCTGGGCCTGTTCATAACTACGAAGATGCCAAAAAGTCAGATACCGCCAAATTTGGACGCTTTCATCGCGGAATGTTAGAACGTGGCGTTTATTTAGCACCTTCTCAGTTTGAGGCTGGGTTTACTTCTTTGGCTCATACTGAAGAAGATATTGAGCAGACTCTAGCAGTTGCACGGGAAGTAATGTCTAGTCTTTAA
- a CDS encoding ChaB family protein encodes MLYKSNDDLPLEIRTRLSEAYQELYRAAFNSALHWYGEASKAHQVALSAVRMQSAMDRNVVVSG; translated from the coding sequence ATGTTGTACAAGTCCAATGATGACTTGCCTCTAGAAATCAGGACTCGGTTATCTGAGGCATACCAAGAGCTTTACCGTGCAGCTTTTAACTCGGCTCTCCATTGGTATGGTGAAGCATCGAAGGCTCACCAAGTGGCGTTAAGTGCAGTTAGAATGCAGTCTGCAATGGACAGAAATGTTGTTGTTTCAGGCTAA